Proteins from a genomic interval of Pantanalinema sp.:
- a CDS encoding GNAT family N-acetyltransferase: MEDQVTFAARWRSLPHGGCVAGNRTLSWMERDALERPACAYLGDDAMLVPLLAHEGLIELYMAGKDAPALEGAIAREWPRIAANIGAAPLIVAKGTEGRHFAPHGFERIDELLYYLLDPLPPGEQHPSVRPAAAHELDALVMLDRAAFPAAFQRSRQEMAAHLNEVSVVRVASQGDRLIGFTILQPLGERYHLGAIGVSPAMQNRGWGKILLADALATARLAGAKAVGLTTQASNLSSRALYERFGMVATPAGPVWARRGSQP, encoded by the coding sequence GTGGAAGACCAAGTGACCTTCGCCGCGCGCTGGCGCAGCCTGCCCCACGGCGGCTGCGTGGCCGGCAACCGCACCCTGTCGTGGATGGAGCGGGACGCTCTCGAGCGTCCCGCTTGCGCTTACCTGGGCGACGACGCGATGCTGGTGCCGCTCCTGGCGCACGAGGGGCTGATCGAGCTCTACATGGCCGGCAAGGACGCCCCGGCGCTGGAAGGGGCGATCGCGCGCGAGTGGCCCCGGATCGCCGCGAACATAGGCGCAGCCCCCCTGATCGTCGCCAAGGGCACCGAGGGCCGGCACTTCGCCCCCCACGGCTTCGAGCGGATCGACGAGCTGCTCTACTACCTGCTGGACCCCCTGCCGCCAGGCGAGCAGCACCCCTCGGTGCGCCCGGCCGCCGCCCACGAGCTGGACGCCCTGGTCATGCTCGATCGCGCCGCCTTCCCCGCGGCCTTCCAGCGCAGCCGCCAGGAGATGGCCGCCCACCTGAACGAGGTCTCGGTGGTGCGCGTCGCGAGCCAGGGCGATCGCCTGATCGGCTTCACCATCCTGCAGCCGCTCGGCGAGCGGTACCACCTGGGGGCCATCGGGGTGAGCCCCGCCATGCAGAACCGGGGGTGGGGCAAGATCCTGCTCGCGGACGCCCTGGCCACCGCTCGCCTCGCCGGCGCCAAGGCCGTGGGGCTCACCACCCAGGCCTCGAACCTCTCGTCGCGCGCCCTCTACGAGCGCTTCGGCATGGTCGCGACCCCCGCGGGCCCCGTCTGGGCCCGCCGCGGCTCCCAGCCCTAG
- a CDS encoding zf-TFIIB domain-containing protein, whose protein sequence is MHCLRCDDAYLEGTYLGATAVERCPACMGHWFARGDLAAFLKSPTVGYFADRYAELKIPAVRITGAPDCPGCGVTLRRARPAQLGQAAVDVCPRCGGTWLDGVEIQRVLVTQVKGKGLVRQALEIIEWVVGLPWKTK, encoded by the coding sequence ATGCACTGCCTGCGCTGCGACGACGCCTACCTGGAGGGCACCTACCTCGGCGCCACCGCGGTGGAGCGCTGCCCGGCGTGCATGGGGCACTGGTTTGCGCGCGGCGATCTCGCCGCCTTCCTCAAGTCGCCCACCGTCGGCTACTTCGCCGATCGCTACGCCGAGCTCAAGATCCCGGCGGTGCGGATCACCGGGGCGCCGGACTGTCCCGGCTGCGGGGTGACGCTGAGGCGGGCCCGCCCCGCCCAGCTCGGCCAGGCCGCGGTGGACGTGTGCCCGCGCTGCGGCGGGACGTGGCTCGACGGGGTCGAGATCCAGCGGGTGCTCGTCACCCAGGTCAAGGGCAAGGGCCTCGTGCGCCAGGCGCTCGAGATCATCGAGTGGGTGGTGGGGCTGCCGTGGAAGACCAAGTGA
- the deoC gene encoding deoxyribose-phosphate aldolase, with translation MVPQDIALARMIDHTLLKADATEADIDKLCAEAREHRFASVCVNPANVAQAAKLLAGSDVKVCTVVGFPLGASATEVKAFETRQAIEDGATEIDMVLNVGALKSGQVERVQQDIRAVVDACPEGVITKVILETCLLSDDEKVTACLLAQAVGADFVKTSTGFSTGGATVHDVALMRRTVGPEMGVKASGGVRDRATALEMVEAGATRIGASASIAIASGEGAAAAGY, from the coding sequence ATGGTCCCCCAGGATATCGCCCTTGCCCGCATGATCGACCACACCCTGCTCAAGGCGGACGCCACCGAGGCCGACATCGACAAGCTCTGCGCCGAGGCGCGCGAGCACCGCTTCGCCTCGGTCTGCGTCAACCCCGCCAACGTCGCCCAGGCCGCCAAGCTGCTCGCGGGCAGCGACGTCAAGGTCTGCACCGTGGTCGGCTTCCCCCTGGGGGCCTCGGCGACCGAGGTCAAGGCCTTCGAGACCCGGCAGGCCATCGAGGACGGCGCCACCGAGATCGACATGGTCCTCAACGTCGGGGCCCTCAAGAGCGGCCAGGTCGAGCGCGTCCAGCAGGACATCCGGGCGGTGGTGGACGCGTGCCCCGAGGGCGTGATCACCAAGGTCATCCTCGAAACCTGCCTGCTTTCCGACGACGAGAAGGTCACCGCTTGCCTCCTGGCCCAGGCGGTGGGCGCCGACTTCGTCAAGACCTCGACGGGCTTCTCGACCGGCGGCGCCACCGTCCACGACGTGGCCCTCATGCGCCGGACCGTCGGCCCCGAGATGGGGGTCAAGGCATCGGGCGGCGTCCGCGATCGTGCTACCGCCCTTGAAATGGTCGAGGCCGGCGCCACCCGCATCGGAGCGAGCGCGTCGATCGCGATCGCCTCGGGCGAAGGGGCCGCCGCCGCGGGCTACTAG